From Vagococcus jeotgali, one genomic window encodes:
- a CDS encoding ISL3 family transposase, translated as MSHNHCIRLSLDLKDKNIYFDSIFCEEQLIKGIRSKIYKGILTYTPSACPCCGIKNEQFSIVKNGFISSRIKWLSVAHYPTYLLLKKQRFLCRHCDSSFLAESSEIEKHCFIAKRVKQSILIELSDAISFKDLAKRHFVSSTTINRILVSGGKDLSNQFLYLPQNLCFDEFTSVKNNSGKYSFIYSDSSTHQIIDILIDNKKLTLEKHFLKYSLKVRRQVKTIVVDMNAAYFKLAKRLFPNAEVIIDRFHLVQLISRSLNITRIKTMNRYRTSNVTDMKNYRKLKKYWKLFLKDSNELNYTDYRYQRLFKSILPETDVMDYLLSLNKELSETYKLYQELLYCSKNNDFDTFSDLLLLANEDISIPMKTSIRTLKKHLPRIENTFKYAYSNGCLEGSINKIKLIKRIAYGYRNFQNYKYRILLNFKDKQKSSKNHSVSAA; from the coding sequence ATGTCCCATAACCATTGTATTCGACTATCGCTAGATTTAAAAGATAAAAATATTTATTTCGATTCTATTTTTTGTGAGGAACAGCTTATTAAAGGGATAAGATCCAAGATTTATAAAGGTATTCTTACTTACACTCCTTCGGCTTGTCCTTGTTGTGGCATTAAAAATGAACAATTTTCTATTGTGAAAAATGGGTTTATTTCTTCTCGAATAAAGTGGTTAAGTGTGGCTCACTACCCAACCTATCTTTTATTAAAGAAACAGAGATTCCTTTGTCGTCATTGTGACTCCTCTTTTCTAGCTGAATCTTCAGAAATTGAGAAACATTGTTTTATCGCTAAAAGAGTGAAGCAATCAATTCTTATTGAGTTAAGTGATGCGATCTCGTTTAAAGATTTAGCTAAAAGACATTTTGTTTCATCAACAACGATTAATAGAATTTTAGTATCTGGTGGTAAAGACTTATCTAATCAATTTTTATATTTACCTCAAAACCTTTGTTTTGATGAATTTACTTCGGTTAAAAACAATAGTGGCAAGTACAGTTTTATTTACTCTGATTCCTCTACACACCAAATTATCGATATTCTCATTGATAATAAAAAGCTAACACTAGAGAAACACTTTCTTAAGTACTCTCTAAAGGTTCGTCGCCAAGTAAAAACAATTGTCGTTGATATGAATGCAGCCTATTTTAAATTAGCCAAAAGGCTATTTCCTAATGCTGAGGTGATTATTGATCGCTTTCACTTAGTTCAACTTATCAGTCGTTCTTTAAACATAACTAGAATTAAGACGATGAATCGTTATCGCACATCGAATGTAACTGACATGAAAAATTATCGAAAACTAAAAAAATATTGGAAACTCTTTTTAAAAGATTCTAATGAATTGAATTATACAGATTATCGTTATCAGCGTTTATTTAAGAGTATTTTACCTGAAACAGATGTCATGGATTATTTACTTAGCTTAAACAAAGAGTTATCAGAAACTTATAAACTTTATCAAGAACTATTATACTGTAGTAAAAACAATGATTTTGACACTTTTTCTGATCTATTATTATTAGCTAACGAAGATATCTCTATTCCAATGAAAACCTCGATTCGAACACTAAAGAAGCATTTACCAAGAATTGAAAACACCTTTAAATACGCTTATTCAAATGGTTGTTTAGAAGGTTCCATAAACAAAATTAAATTAATCAAACGAATAGCTTACGGCTATAGAAATTTTCAGAACTATAAATACAGAATTTTACTTAATTTTAAAGACAAACAAAAAAGCAGCAAAAACCATTCGGTTTCTGCTGCCTAA
- the sdaAB gene encoding L-serine ammonia-lyase, iron-sulfur-dependent subunit beta, which produces MTTNQIETKNMNFKSCFDIIGPIMIGPSSSHTAGAIGIGFLAHKLFQGKPTNATVKYYESFAETHKGHGTDYAIASGILGFSTDDVRVPAALDILKEENIVIEFIEIPHASPVGHPNTACITLSNEHERIHVTGISIGGGLIEVKEIQIAGFDIKPQGSLPIILVIYPKDATLVEGDIDQILESSLVKINAKHVFKAKHSVLLEYDLDTELPKQVRKQLGDYCQDYQFILL; this is translated from the coding sequence ATGACAACAAATCAGATTGAGACAAAAAATATGAACTTTAAAAGTTGTTTTGATATTATTGGGCCAATTATGATAGGACCATCAAGTTCACACACAGCAGGCGCCATAGGGATTGGTTTTTTGGCACATAAATTATTTCAAGGCAAACCAACAAATGCTACTGTGAAGTATTATGAATCATTTGCAGAAACTCATAAAGGGCATGGTACAGATTATGCTATTGCGAGTGGTATTTTAGGTTTTTCAACAGATGACGTGCGGGTACCAGCTGCTCTTGATATTTTAAAAGAAGAGAATATAGTGATTGAATTTATTGAAATACCTCATGCAAGTCCAGTTGGACACCCTAATACAGCCTGCATTACATTAAGTAATGAGCATGAAAGAATACATGTGACAGGTATTTCTATTGGTGGTGGCTTAATTGAAGTAAAAGAGATTCAAATAGCTGGATTTGATATTAAGCCACAAGGTAGTTTACCAATAATTTTGGTTATCTACCCAAAAGATGCCACTCTTGTTGAAGGTGACATTGATCAGATATTAGAAAGTAGTCTAGTGAAAATAAATGCTAAGCATGTTTTTAAAGCAAAGCATTCCGTATTATTAGAATATGACTTGGACACTGAACTACCCAAGCAGGTGAGGAAGCAATTGGGTGATTATTGTCAAGACTATCAGTTCATTTTATTGTAA
- a CDS encoding teichoic acid D-Ala incorporation-associated protein DltX: MKEKKNEKSKKENIWGMFILKTAFYTAVLLVLIYLYQYSQVGGGSFIYNQF, translated from the coding sequence ATGAAAGAAAAAAAGAATGAGAAATCTAAAAAAGAAAATATTTGGGGTATGTTTATTCTAAAAACTGCCTTTTATACGGCTGTTTTGTTAGTTTTAATTTATCTCTATCAATATAGTCAAGTTGGTGGCGGCTCATTTATTTATAATCAATTTTAG
- the dltA gene encoding D-alanine--poly(phosphoribitol) ligase subunit DltA, translated as MKDNRIIKTIQETALHQGDTLCFDDLNKSMSYLELENKSNALAQYLEENFPNKQPIIVYGGQEAFMLVAFLACTKSGHAYVPIDDHTPKERVSMIYSEADSTCVLALSDWPLAHGVVHNRSEILLKSESGKQPSFKHCVSGDDIYYIIFTSGTTGKPKGVQITYNNLISFIDWMLLDFGLKPKQRFLCQAPFSFDLSVMDVYPALLLQGTLVSMPKQMTENFPLLFQSIPNMLLNVWVSTPSLVEMCLLSPDFNEEVLPDLKTFLFCGEELPKKVAEKLVERFSKATIFNTYGPTETTVAITEVKLTSEILANYDRVPLGKVKSDTNIFILDDSNNILNHGEIGEIIIAGPSVSPGYFENPEKTEEAFFMFNNQPAYRTGDSGLLEDGYLFYKGRMDFQIKLNGFRMELGDIDNHLTELPGVRLACTVPKMNKLGKVNQLVAYIVLEEKVLDAVGKTKELKADLKELVMDYMIPQRFVYVEELPLTPNGKVDRKFLINEVNG; from the coding sequence ATGAAAGACAATCGTATTATTAAAACTATTCAAGAGACTGCATTACATCAAGGTGATACTTTATGCTTTGATGATTTAAATAAATCGATGAGTTATTTAGAGCTAGAAAACAAATCAAATGCATTGGCTCAATATTTAGAAGAGAATTTTCCAAATAAACAACCTATCATTGTTTATGGAGGACAAGAAGCTTTTATGTTAGTTGCTTTTTTAGCCTGTACCAAATCAGGGCATGCTTATGTTCCAATAGATGATCATACGCCAAAAGAGAGAGTCAGCATGATTTACTCAGAAGCAGATAGTACCTGTGTATTAGCCTTATCAGACTGGCCTCTAGCTCATGGTGTGGTACATAATAGGTCAGAAATTTTATTAAAAAGTGAAAGTGGTAAACAGCCTTCTTTTAAACATTGTGTATCTGGTGATGATATCTATTATATTATTTTTACATCAGGAACAACTGGAAAACCAAAAGGGGTACAGATTACTTATAATAATCTAATTAGCTTTATAGATTGGATGCTTTTAGATTTTGGCTTAAAGCCTAAACAACGCTTTTTATGTCAAGCACCTTTTTCATTTGATTTATCTGTGATGGATGTTTATCCGGCTTTGCTTTTACAGGGTACTTTAGTATCTATGCCAAAACAAATGACGGAAAACTTTCCGTTATTATTTCAGTCTATCCCTAACATGTTATTAAATGTCTGGGTCTCGACACCATCCTTAGTAGAGATGTGCTTACTTAGTCCAGATTTTAATGAAGAAGTGTTACCTGATTTGAAAACTTTTCTATTTTGCGGGGAAGAGCTTCCTAAAAAAGTGGCAGAGAAATTAGTGGAACGTTTTTCCAAGGCAACTATTTTTAATACATATGGTCCTACTGAAACAACGGTGGCCATTACTGAAGTGAAACTAACGTCAGAAATATTAGCCAATTATGATAGAGTACCACTTGGGAAAGTTAAGAGTGATACTAATATTTTTATATTGGATGACTCAAATAACATATTAAATCACGGAGAAATAGGGGAGATTATTATCGCTGGACCAAGTGTTTCTCCTGGTTATTTTGAAAATCCAGAAAAAACTGAAGAAGCTTTCTTTATGTTTAATAATCAGCCTGCATATCGTACAGGCGATTCTGGCTTACTGGAAGATGGTTACCTATTTTATAAGGGGCGTATGGATTTTCAAATCAAATTAAATGGCTTTAGAATGGAGTTGGGTGATATTGATAATCACTTAACGGAGTTACCTGGGGTTAGACTAGCTTGTACAGTTCCTAAGATGAATAAACTAGGTAAAGTCAATCAACTAGTTGCCTATATTGTGTTAGAAGAAAAAGTACTTGACGCAGTTGGAAAGACAAAAGAATTAAAAGCTGACCTAAAAGAGTTAGTCATGGATTACATGATTCCCCAACGTTTTGTTTACGTTGAAGAGTTACCATTGACACCAAATGGAAAAGTAGATAGGAAGTTTTTAATCAATGAGGTGAATGGATGA
- the dltB gene encoding D-alanyl-lipoteichoic acid biosynthesis protein DltB, translating into MDYIPYLTPYETPFYFILIGLFFIPSIILSLRGKRSMWYQNFLTILFLWISFAGPNMGQGMALIIYIVWQLLLTIIYFKYRQKNNKSGWFYLAVFLNILPMIIIKVSPFLGHQSALAFLGYSYLTFKAVQVVMEIRDGIIKEFKPTYYIQFLIFFPTISSGPIDRYRRFLNDYLNPPDQDKYVGLLGKGIQSIFLGFLYKFIIGYVLSTHLLTYVEGVALGGSHPIWGVIGYMYVYSMYLFFDFAGYSLFAVGVSYLLGYETPINFNKPFSSPNIKEFWNRWNMTLSFWFRDYVYMRLMFTLLKKKVFKSRVVASNVGYFALFFLMGIWHGLTWYYIVYGLYHALLICTNDAWLRYKKKNKEHLPSNKWTKALAIFITFNAVCFSFLIFSGFFDVLIKHYL; encoded by the coding sequence ATGGATTACATTCCTTATCTAACACCTTACGAAACACCTTTTTATTTTATTTTAATTGGCTTGTTTTTTATACCATCAATTATTTTATCTCTTCGTGGCAAACGAAGTATGTGGTACCAAAACTTTTTAACTATTTTGTTTTTATGGATTAGTTTTGCTGGACCTAATATGGGGCAAGGAATGGCTTTAATTATCTATATTGTTTGGCAACTATTATTAACCATTATATATTTTAAATATAGGCAAAAAAATAATAAAAGTGGCTGGTTTTATTTGGCTGTCTTTTTGAATATTTTACCGATGATTATTATTAAAGTTAGTCCATTTTTAGGCCATCAATCTGCTTTAGCTTTTTTAGGTTATTCTTATTTAACATTTAAAGCAGTTCAAGTGGTGATGGAAATTAGGGACGGGATTATTAAAGAGTTTAAACCGACTTACTACATTCAGTTTTTAATCTTTTTTCCAACGATTTCATCAGGACCAATTGATAGATATAGAAGGTTTTTAAATGATTACTTAAATCCTCCTGATCAAGATAAATATGTTGGGTTACTTGGTAAGGGAATTCAGTCTATATTTCTTGGGTTTTTATATAAATTTATTATAGGCTATGTACTAAGTACACACTTATTGACTTACGTAGAAGGAGTTGCCCTAGGTGGTAGTCATCCTATATGGGGTGTTATAGGCTACATGTATGTTTATAGCATGTACTTATTTTTTGATTTTGCAGGCTATAGTTTATTTGCAGTAGGAGTTAGCTACCTACTAGGTTACGAAACACCAATCAACTTTAATAAGCCTTTTTCAAGCCCGAATATCAAAGAATTTTGGAACCGTTGGAACATGACTCTTTCTTTTTGGTTTAGAGATTACGTTTATATGAGATTGATGTTTACTCTATTAAAGAAAAAAGTATTTAAAAGTCGTGTTGTAGCAAGTAATGTCGGTTATTTTGCACTGTTTTTCTTAATGGGAATTTGGCATGGGTTAACATGGTATTATATCGTGTATGGCTTGTATCACGCTTTACTAATTTGTACGAATGATGCTTGGTTACGTTATAAGAAGAAAAATAAGGAACACCTCCCAAGTAACAAATGGACAAAAGCATTGGCTATATTTATAACCTTCAATGCTGTTTGTTTTAGTTTTTTAATTTTTTCAGGATTTTTTGATGTCTTGATTAAACATTATTTATAA
- the dltC gene encoding D-alanine--poly(phosphoribitol) ligase subunit DltC, with amino-acid sequence MNIKETVLEIIEDLTGTDYTDQLDTDLYEDGTLDSMATVQMLVEIDGQLGITVPVSEYERSEWATPAMIITQVEALQS; translated from the coding sequence ATGAATATAAAAGAAACGGTATTAGAAATTATTGAAGACTTAACAGGGACTGATTATACAGACCAATTAGATACAGATCTTTATGAGGATGGAACTCTTGATTCTATGGCAACTGTCCAAATGTTAGTAGAAATCGATGGTCAATTAGGTATTACAGTACCTGTATCTGAATATGAAAGAAGTGAATGGGCGACACCTGCCATGATTATCACACAGGTTGAAGCATTACAATCATGA
- the dltD gene encoding D-alanyl-lipoteichoic acid biosynthesis protein DltD, translating to MTFKKKVFLAIGPFLTALLIIVLLFFSPINIIQQPSEKEIHQAASSMSANMLRGVDMKRQAAESGEYLPFFGSSELSRVNPFHPSVLAEKYDREYEPYLLGAPGTQSLTHFFMLNSLGSSMEGRKIVFIISPQWFVKKGVSEAMFSHFYSPTATYDWLVHLNGNDETSRYVANRLLEFDNVQSDGQMRRLLKKVSQGDNLTSFEKERAKLKLRSLERVDLLFGKTGFQSKSEKITKQTKKLPSTYNFSELDALAITTGEEKTNNNEFRISNNFYTKRLAPSKERLKGSQKKFDYTVSPEFSDFQSFLELLAKYNIDAMFMIPPVNELWSDYTGLSTKMLDEFSRKVTYQLESQGFTNIVDFTEKRSEPYFMEDTIHIGWRGWLEMDTKLQEFLTSNKKPEYHINPELFYSEAWQKKKY from the coding sequence ATGACATTTAAGAAAAAAGTATTTTTAGCGATTGGACCATTTCTAACAGCTTTGTTAATCATTGTTTTGTTGTTTTTTTCGCCTATTAATATAATTCAACAACCATCTGAAAAAGAAATACATCAAGCAGCTTCATCAATGTCGGCTAATATGTTACGTGGGGTTGATATGAAACGACAAGCAGCAGAATCGGGTGAGTATTTACCTTTTTTTGGTTCCTCAGAACTAAGTCGTGTCAATCCTTTTCACCCATCTGTTTTAGCCGAAAAGTATGATAGAGAGTATGAACCTTATCTTTTAGGAGCGCCTGGAACCCAATCTTTAACCCATTTTTTTATGCTGAATTCTTTAGGCTCATCTATGGAAGGAAGGAAAATTGTTTTTATTATTTCACCACAGTGGTTTGTTAAAAAAGGTGTCTCTGAAGCGATGTTTTCTCACTTTTATTCCCCAACAGCGACATATGATTGGTTAGTCCATTTAAATGGTAATGATGAGACTAGCCGGTACGTTGCTAATCGTTTATTAGAATTTGATAATGTTCAATCTGATGGACAAATGAGACGTTTATTAAAAAAAGTGAGCCAAGGAGATAACTTGACTTCTTTTGAAAAAGAGCGAGCAAAATTAAAATTACGATCGCTTGAGAGAGTGGATTTGTTATTTGGAAAAACAGGGTTTCAGTCAAAAAGTGAGAAAATCACAAAACAAACTAAAAAGTTACCGTCTACTTATAATTTTTCAGAGTTAGATGCCCTAGCTATTACAACTGGTGAAGAAAAAACCAATAATAATGAGTTTAGAATTTCTAATAACTTTTACACAAAGCGCCTAGCACCTTCTAAAGAGAGGTTAAAAGGCTCACAAAAGAAATTTGACTACACCGTTTCACCTGAATTTAGTGATTTTCAATCATTTTTAGAGCTATTAGCTAAATATAACATTGACGCTATGTTTATGATTCCACCAGTAAATGAGTTGTGGTCAGACTACACAGGTCTTTCAACTAAAATGTTGGATGAGTTTTCAAGAAAAGTAACCTATCAACTAGAATCTCAAGGATTTACTAATATTGTTGATTTTACTGAAAAACGTTCTGAGCCATATTTTATGGAAGATACTATTCATATTGGTTGGCGAGGTTGGCTTGAGATGGATACTAAATTACAAGAATTTTTAACATCAAATAAAAAGCCAGAATATCATATAAATCCAGAATTGTTTTATAGTGAAGCATGGCAGAAGAAAAAGTATTGA
- a CDS encoding MDR family MFS transporter: MQKKSNVHFNRHLLVATLVIGSFCTVLNQTLLTTAYPDLMKDFSVSTATVQWLTTGFLLVNGIMIPISAYFMNNISTKKLYMAAMFTFLLGTIICFMAPTFNLLLTGRVVQAMGVGISLPLLQTIMLTIYPEDERGKALGITGIVVGLAPAVGPTLSGWIIDQYSWRYLFAILIPIVIIVLIMSMVFMKDVLPLNSSKMDWPSPILSTLGFGGLLYGFSIVGNRGWGNPVVITSLVLGVILVYVFGKRQLALKNPFLQIKVFESRIFLRTAILSGVVNMAMVGAEMVLPLYIQDVRHLSPFHSGLVLLPGALLLGIMMPITGSLFDKFGAKYLAIIGMSLLTVGTLALCTLTETTAINFIIVVYAIRMLGVSMVMMPVTTAGMNSLPDSLLSHGTAVNNTVRQLFSSIGTAILVSFLTQTTLRHMPAKSEMTTSPTEYKTKALQATLDGYNTAFIVASVFCVIGLIMAFFLKGNKPKQDKGLHV, encoded by the coding sequence ATGCAGAAAAAATCAAATGTTCATTTTAATCGTCATTTATTAGTCGCAACACTTGTGATAGGAAGTTTTTGTACGGTTTTAAACCAGACATTACTAACAACAGCTTATCCAGACTTAATGAAAGACTTTTCCGTATCAACTGCTACTGTCCAGTGGTTAACTACTGGATTTTTATTAGTTAATGGTATTATGATTCCAATTAGTGCTTATTTTATGAATAATATATCTACTAAGAAATTATATATGGCAGCGATGTTTACCTTTTTATTAGGAACGATTATCTGTTTCATGGCACCGACATTTAATTTATTACTAACAGGTAGAGTCGTTCAAGCGATGGGTGTTGGTATTTCACTACCACTATTACAAACTATCATGTTAACGATTTATCCAGAAGACGAGCGTGGGAAAGCTTTAGGGATTACAGGTATTGTAGTTGGATTGGCACCTGCCGTTGGCCCAACACTTTCTGGTTGGATTATCGACCAATATAGTTGGCGCTATTTATTTGCTATTTTAATTCCAATTGTTATTATTGTTTTAATTATGTCAATGGTATTTATGAAAGATGTTCTCCCTTTAAATTCATCTAAAATGGACTGGCCATCACCGATCTTATCAACTTTAGGATTTGGTGGCTTATTATATGGCTTTTCTATTGTAGGAAATAGGGGTTGGGGAAATCCAGTTGTTATCACTTCTTTAGTTTTAGGTGTTATTTTAGTTTACGTTTTTGGTAAACGCCAATTAGCATTAAAAAATCCGTTTTTACAAATTAAAGTATTTGAATCAAGAATCTTTTTAAGAACAGCTATTTTAAGTGGTGTGGTAAATATGGCCATGGTTGGAGCGGAAATGGTTTTACCTTTATACATCCAGGACGTCAGACACTTATCACCATTTCATTCTGGCTTAGTGCTATTGCCTGGTGCTTTATTGTTAGGTATTATGATGCCAATTACTGGTAGTTTATTCGATAAATTTGGAGCTAAATATTTAGCTATTATTGGAATGTCTCTTTTAACAGTAGGAACGCTTGCTTTATGTACATTGACAGAGACAACAGCAATTAATTTTATTATTGTCGTGTATGCTATTAGGATGTTAGGCGTATCAATGGTGATGATGCCTGTTACCACTGCAGGAATGAATTCTTTACCAGATAGTTTATTAAGTCATGGTACAGCAGTTAATAATACTGTTCGTCAGCTATTTAGCTCGATTGGAACAGCTATCTTAGTTAGCTTTTTAACACAAACAACACTACGTCATATGCCAGCTAAATCTGAAATGACAACTTCTCCAACTGAGTATAAAACAAAAGCTCTTCAAGCAACTCTTGATGGATATAACACAGCTTTTATAGTTGCTAGTGTCTTTTGTGTGATTGGTTTAATCATGGCCTTCTTCTTAAAAGGAAATAAACCAAAACAAGATAAAGGATTACATGTTTAA
- a CDS encoding NADPH-dependent FMN reductase, producing MKIGIILGSTREGRVSPQVGEYIKQIGDKREDASFEIVDIADYNLPFLGTGPANQAWNDKINELDGYVFIVQEYNHGLSAALKNAIDSARQEWFNKAAGIVSYGSGGGIRAAEQVRTIMAEQSVATVRTHPAFNLFTDFENMSVFKPGAHMEKGVEDMLDELMLWSKAFKTIRP from the coding sequence ATGAAAATTGGAATTATTTTAGGTAGTACAAGAGAAGGTAGAGTTAGCCCACAAGTTGGAGAGTACATCAAACAAATTGGAGATAAACGTGAAGATGCCTCTTTTGAAATTGTAGATATTGCTGATTATAACTTACCATTTTTAGGTACAGGACCAGCAAATCAAGCATGGAACGATAAAATTAATGAATTAGATGGTTATGTGTTTATTGTTCAAGAATACAATCATGGTTTGTCTGCAGCTCTTAAAAATGCGATTGATAGTGCTAGACAAGAGTGGTTTAATAAAGCAGCTGGTATTGTTAGTTATGGTTCAGGTGGTGGTATTCGTGCTGCTGAGCAAGTACGTACGATTATGGCAGAACAATCTGTTGCAACAGTAAGAACACACCCTGCATTTAACTTATTTACTGATTTTGAAAACATGTCAGTCTTTAAACCAGGTGCTCATATGGAAAAAGGTGTTGAGGACATGTTAGATGAATTAATGTTATGGAGCAAAGCTTTTAAAACAATTAGACCATAA
- a CDS encoding IS256 family transposase — protein MTHFTTEIMETLINKGDLDDLFRRHLELAINSLLQAELTAFLDYEKYDRAGFNSGNSRNGNYSRSFKTEYGELNLVIPRDRNGEFSQQTLPAYKRTNDSLETTIIQLFKKGITMSEISDLIEKMYGHYYTPQTISNMSKIVSEDVLAFKERTLEAKYSVIFMDATHIPLKRQTVSKEAVYIVIGIRLDGTKEVLGFTIAPTESAYVWKEILQDLKDRGLEEVLLVVTDGLSGIHDSIHSVYPNAQFQQCCVHISRNIAHKVRVSDRQEVCNDFKLVYQAASKEEAMNQISFMIDKWKKQYPRVVKLLLNPAILTFYNFPPSIRRTIYSTNLIEGFNKQLKKYTKRKEQFPNEESLERFLVSQFNEYNQKFLGRVHKGFKEIQDTLESMF, from the coding sequence ATGACTCATTTTACTACAGAAATAATGGAAACACTAATTAATAAAGGTGATTTAGATGATTTATTTCGTCGTCATTTAGAACTCGCTATCAACTCATTATTACAGGCTGAATTAACAGCGTTTCTTGACTACGAAAAGTATGATAGAGCTGGATTTAATTCAGGAAATTCCCGCAATGGGAATTACTCACGTTCATTTAAAACAGAATATGGAGAATTAAATTTGGTGATTCCTAGAGATAGAAATGGAGAATTTTCCCAACAAACATTACCAGCCTATAAAAGAACCAATGATTCCTTAGAAACTACTATTATTCAGCTATTTAAAAAAGGGATCACTATGTCTGAAATCTCTGATCTAATTGAAAAAATGTATGGTCATTATTACACACCACAAACTATTTCAAACATGAGTAAAATCGTATCTGAAGATGTTTTGGCTTTTAAAGAAAGAACTTTAGAAGCTAAATACTCAGTCATTTTTATGGATGCTACTCATATTCCTTTAAAGAGACAAACCGTATCAAAAGAAGCCGTTTATATTGTGATAGGCATTCGATTGGATGGAACCAAAGAGGTTCTAGGATTTACTATTGCTCCAACCGAATCTGCTTATGTTTGGAAAGAGATACTTCAAGATTTAAAAGATCGTGGTTTAGAAGAGGTTTTATTAGTTGTAACTGATGGTTTAAGTGGTATTCACGATAGTATCCATAGTGTCTATCCAAATGCTCAATTTCAACAATGTTGTGTCCATATCTCTAGAAATATTGCTCATAAGGTTCGTGTTAGTGATCGACAAGAAGTCTGTAATGATTTCAAATTGGTTTATCAAGCAGCTTCAAAAGAAGAAGCTATGAATCAAATAAGTTTTATGATAGATAAATGGAAAAAGCAGTATCCACGAGTAGTTAAATTACTCTTGAATCCTGCTATATTAACTTTCTATAACTTCCCACCATCAATCAGAAGAACTATCTACTCAACTAACTTGATTGAGGGATTTAATAAACAGTTAAAAAAATATACAAAGAGAAAAGAACAATTTCCTAATGAAGAATCTCTGGAGAGATTCCTTGTTTCTCAGTTCAATGAATATAACCAAAAATTTTTAGGCAGAGTACATAAAGGATTTAAGGAAATACAAGATACATTAGAATCAATGTTTTAA
- a CDS encoding ABC transporter permease, which produces MALPGMIWFIFFFYIPVLANVVAFKDFRISPDGFFASLRQSEWVGFENFKFLFASNDAWLITRNTLVYNIVFLAFNLFFAIAFAIIMSELRNKKAVKVYHTMSLLPYFLSWVVISYFVYAFLSPDKGILNHLLVSNGGQSINWYADPKWWPLIFVILNVWKSLGYNSIIYYASVMGIDPTYYEAAMVDGASKWQQIKNVTIPQIIPMMSVLLILNIGGIFRADFGMFYSVPMNSGALYQVTSVLDTYIYNGMTATGDIGMSAAASLYQSAVGSILLLGANAIVRKLDPDSALF; this is translated from the coding sequence ATGGCCCTACCTGGTATGATATGGTTTATCTTTTTCTTCTACATTCCAGTATTAGCTAATGTGGTTGCATTTAAAGATTTTAGAATATCACCAGATGGTTTTTTTGCAAGCTTGAGACAAAGTGAATGGGTAGGATTTGAAAACTTCAAGTTCTTATTTGCTTCAAATGATGCTTGGCTTATTACACGAAACACACTAGTTTATAACATTGTATTCTTAGCATTTAATTTATTTTTTGCTATTGCATTTGCTATTATTATGAGTGAGTTACGTAACAAAAAAGCAGTGAAGGTCTATCACACGATGTCTTTACTACCATACTTCTTATCATGGGTAGTTATTTCGTACTTTGTTTATGCCTTTTTAAGTCCTGATAAAGGGATTTTAAATCATTTGCTTGTATCAAACGGGGGACAGTCAATTAATTGGTATGCTGATCCTAAATGGTGGCCTTTGATTTTTGTTATCTTAAATGTTTGGAAGAGTCTTGGTTATAACAGTATTATCTACTATGCATCAGTTATGGGAATAGATCCTACATATTATGAGGCAGCTATGGTGGATGGTGCTAGTAAGTGGCAACAAATTAAGAACGTGACAATTCCACAAATTATTCCAATGATGAGTGTCTTATTAATCTTGAATATTGGTGGTATCTTTAGAGCTGACTTTGGTATGTTCTACTCAGTTCCAATGAACTCAGGAGCACTTTATCAAGTAACGTCAGTATTAGATACATATATCTATAATGGTATGACAGCAACAGGTGATATTGGTATGAGTGCTGCGGCTAGTTTGTATCAATCAGCTGTAGGTAGTATTTTATTACTTGGTGCCAATGCTATTGTTAGAAAATTAGATCCAGATTCAGCATTATTTTAA